The DNA segment TGAGATGAGGGCAAAGATGCTTGAAGTAATTACATTGCTTAACGACCGGCACTACGATACCGCGGACAAGAAAAGAAGCTCTGTCATGCAGATACTCAAGCAAAGTTGGCATGAACTCTTCGAAGCAGTTCCTTATGTATCAGCAAACGCTACCAGCTCTTATCGCCGAATTGATTTTGAGCAAAGAGCTACCCTGAGACCTCCAATGGCTACAGAAGAGGTTTTGGTGGTCAATGCCCATAATTTTGCTCCAGAAGGCCAGGATTGCGATTCTCATCTGGTGGTAGCGGCATACAAAATGGGCTGGAAAAGATTTATTATCTATGGCTATCGTGGTCAGCGATTTTGCGGCTGCGGCTTGGGTCCAAACACCAAAGGGGTGCGAATTGATGTCTATGATTCCTCTGGTGATTACTTAGCCTCAGGAATAGACGGTTTGGAGATATATGTCCATAACAATGCTCAAGACCAACTCGGTCAAATTATGAAGGCAGGTAAATTGGTAGTATTTGGGGATGTAGGACAGACCTTTATGTATGGTGCTAAAGGAGGAGAGGTTTATGTTCTGGGCAATGCGGCGGGAAGACCACTGATTAATGCCGTTGGCAAACCAAGGGTAGTGATTAATGGGACATGTTTGGATTTCTTAGCAGAATCATTTATGGCTGGAGATCCTTTAAATGGCGGTGGCTTTGTCATCCTGAATGGAATTGAATTTGACCACCAGGGAAAGATAATCGAATTACCAACACCTTATCCTGGTTCAAACCTCTTCTCACTTGCCTCAGGCGGGGCTATTTATGCACGAGACCCTCACAAGAGATTGGTTGAACAACAGTTAAATGGCGGTGAGTTTGCCAGATTTACACAGGATGATTGGCAACTTATTCTCCCATATCTGCAAGAGAATGAACGGTTGTTTGGTATTTCGATTGAAGATTTACTTAAGGTAGATGGGATAGCGAAAAAACCAGAAGAGGTCTATCGTAAAGTCCGGGCTGTAAAATTAAAGGTGCTAACCGAAGAATTGGACGGGGAAAATTAGTTTAGTCAGACTTGTCTGAGTCGTCTGACGGTCATTGGTGTTATATGGAATTCGAGGAGTTAGTCAAAAGGTTTTCCTCTAAGATAAAGCATCTGGCATCAAAAACCTTTATTTCATCTCAGATGATTGATAGAGAAGACCTGTATCAGGAAATGGTTTATCACCTATGGGAAAGGTGGAGACGAGGTGAATTAGAGGGGAAAACAGATGCCTATATTATGGGTAGTTGCTATTTCTATCTAAAAAATTATCTCCGAAAAAACAAAGAGAAGACAAAAATAATAAGCCTTAATGAACCAATTGGTGAAGGGAAAGAAGAGATAGGTGAATTGATTCCTGACCAAAAACCACTCATTGATGAAAGGATTGATGACATCCTCTTTGTCCGTAGGATAATGCAAAAGGGATTAAAACAACGGGAAAAAGAGGTCGCCACTTTTCTTTCTGAAGGTTGGACATTAAGAGGGATTGGGGAAAAGTTAGGTATATCCCATGTGATGGTATTGAAGATAAAGAAAGATATAGAGAAAAAAATTAAAGCACAGGGCAAACCTTGCTTGTCCCAATAAAAACACAAGAGCATCACTATCCCAGGTCAATTTCGGCCATAACGGACATTGCCAGATATATTTCATGTTCTATACCACCCTATGCAATCTTGCGTCTCACTAAATATACACAAACAATTTTGCGTCTCACAA comes from the bacterium genome and includes:
- a CDS encoding sigma-70 family RNA polymerase sigma factor: MEFEELVKRFSSKIKHLASKTFISSQMIDREDLYQEMVYHLWERWRRGELEGKTDAYIMGSCYFYLKNYLRKNKEKTKIISLNEPIGEGKEEIGELIPDQKPLIDERIDDILFVRRIMQKGLKQREKEVATFLSEGWTLRGIGEKLGISHVMVLKIKKDIEKKIKAQGKPCLSQ